In Sphaeramia orbicularis chromosome 9, fSphaOr1.1, whole genome shotgun sequence, the sequence CTCCGTTCACGGAAGCGTGGTCGCCTTTGATTTAAGTTCGTTCGGAAACATATCCTTCTGTTTTCAGTTCCTACCTTTACTTAACTCACTATAGAAACTTTCATATGAGTAAAATATATTTACAAATAGTggattaaatattttaatgattttattaagTGAACTAAAAATCAAATGAAAGGTCTGTAagtataaataaaacagaaagagAGGTTTTGCAAGTTGTTTCCATTCTCGTCGCAGAATTTGGCACACAAACAAAATGTTACACACGTGGATCATCTCATTTAAAACATATTTGCGTATCAGATACAGGCACAAGGGTACGGAAGCCGAGAACGGCCTTGGATTAACAAATaattttatggtcgttatctcgtgataacaatttaattaatttgttatcacgagataacaaagttCGCTTTCTCGAGATAACGAattaattaagtcgttatcacgagataaagTTAGTTATCTCGTCATAACGAAttcatttatttcgttatttCATAGTAGCAGATGCTAACAGGTACCACTTCCTCCTCATCTCTGCCTTCAACAGCtgttgctgacatgtgctgtacagagcagaacacataTTCAACAATAAGTTACCTTGCATCTATTCATTATTCTCTTGTTCCTGTTTCAGGTATGGTAATGATATAAAAATGATTTACAACAACCTCAAGTAATACATATAGAAGTTTAGGCAATTGCAAACTAATTCTTACGAATTGTAAAGTGTTGTTTGGTCTATACACTTTATTACAGAAACAGCTTGTTAGCTAGTTAGCATCCTATCGCTATGTTTATTACACTGAATTAACTTCGCTAGCAAAGTTAGCATCCTAGTGCTAATGTGTTAAATAGGAGTTGTATGGTCCTATGTGTTGGCCCTGATTGTGTGGTGTCATGCATGGTCATTTATTTGTTAAACATATATTCATGCCCATGTTGTACGATGTAATTGTGACATAATTTAAGTCATAAAGAAATGTGGGAAGAAGAAAGACGCGTCCTTgcatctattcattattattcccTTGTCTCAGGGCATTGACACACTGGCTTATGTAGGCTAGCTTAAATTTAGCGGGATGTGCTATGTAATGTTTAATCAAAAGTTTATTTATTCCCCTAATAGTGCTTTGTGTCCTATGTGTCATATGTACGTTATGCTTAGTGGTGCAGTACAGTGCGTTACAATCATCAACTCAAATGCCAATGTGGCTATTAAAAACACTGGAACTATGACAACCGTTTTGTATTTACTGCTAATGAAGGGCCAGCAGTCAAAAGGTGAACAACTTTTTGCAGCTGGTCGCAAGTATGACTACATTAACttgtcggttttttttttttttttttttttttttaattttacagatcaccatatatatgtcagggtagagactgcgatctggtaggatcggcgattctaccagtagagactccgatcatagtctctaccagtagaaactccgatcagaatttctgaccctaaccctaacccgatcggagtttctagtggcaggatcagagtttctaccagtagagactctgatcggagtttctactggtagagactacgatcggagtctcaactggtagaatcgccgatcctaccagatcgcagtctctaccctgatatatatCTGATGATACATGGCCTCTAAAGCTACAAGATCTCCCACATAAATGAATGAGAAGCCTTTCATCTTTACGGCCCTCTGCCGCTTTAAGCAGGTTAACTGCAGGTAGTGTTTCACATTTTGAaagattttctcttctttttctgttaATGTCAGTAACATATTTATTCTTCTCACATATTAGGCAGCCAACTTGGAGTAGATGTGACACAATCCTTGGTGGACGGGAACCTTCCAAGGCTATGTGCAGAATCCTAAACTTTCAGGCACTATCATCAGTGATGGACAGTGAATGGGACTCATGTATCAGTTGGTCATCCCCTACATAATGTAATAGTAATACAGATATGAGGTACAGCTGAGGAATGTCTGCATTAAAGATAACTTTGAGGAAGCTCAACCACTGTGTTTTTGTTGAGATGCAGATTAACTCCTTAAtgtttaattacacaaaaaagatttacatttttatgatgcagatgtgtcatatcagtccctggactttttcttgttttgtttgttttgtgtgttgtttcctgttttattttgttagtttccctcatgtgtcttgtctggtgtctttacttcctctttgtgttcacctttgccctgattacctgcctcctccctgattgtctccacctgtgtccaattgtcttcccgccctcttgtgtatttaaaccctgtgtttccccctgttcgttgccagttcatTTTCAACCCTtcgtgtgataacttaccagcgttttttgatcctgcctgcctgtaatgacctgttttgcccatcgacctccgactctgcctgttcctcgtctgcctgctcgtctgtcttcgacctggtttgtccatcacacctgagaatacgcctgacccctgtctgtccctccgccttggtgccttttcctggttttgacccctgcctggactattggtacgtgagcctgcctgaccctatgtacgtttgcctgtctgatagtctgcccgtgtatgacctggtctgccctctgattctcctttgctctctcctagtcgggttcccctcgtgtgctcccgacctgggccgtaacgtggttcacttaaaatccgaagccgagacgattccccatctcagtccatctgaagatatattcattaccactctgtgtgaacctgttactctgattatctctaataaatcccttttaattgtactcctgtctgagggtcttgcatctgggtccagtactcgtacaatctgttTTAACAAGATGTCTTTCAAGACAGTTTGTCAAATATTGCTCTTATACATTGCTCTGCCATAGTACACTGTATCTGGATTAAGTTCAACAAATACTGTAATGTGATGTGTAGCTGCCTTATTTTAGGCATGTGTACCTTGTCATATTTACCTTATTCCAATATTCAGTTACAGTAGTTTCTTCAATCTGACGTCTAGATTATTTCACAGATTAGATGGCTTGCTGTGCTTACCAGGCTGCTGGCCACCAACATTTTATGATTGGCAGCTTGTGAGTAGAGTCTTAATCCAGGAAGTTTTAGGCTACTCTTAAGTGTGTTCCACAGACATCCCACCTGTACAAACATTTGGCAGACTTGACAGAGAGGTATATGGTGTTCCTCTTGTGTATAATTGTCAATTGTtttctgaaatgtatttattttaatgccttgagTTTTTTGTAAATACTGATGTATGTAGTACCTTGCCATGTCCTGTTGTCTCTATGAGAAATTGTATTTTTGCAATAATAAAAATTATCAGTTGAGTTGATGAAAACTTGCATGTTGAGTGATTGCTGTGGGTGCTTTCATTAAGTCTGTTGTGTAGGTTACAATGCATTGATTGAGAGGGGCACACGAGTTATTCATCAAACAAGATATAATTTATTTGAATAGTCTGTGAAGTCAAAAACCATACAACAcacgtacacatatacatacacgtaGTGTACGTACATACATGTGTATGTCATTTGTGTTAGGTTCTCAGGACACCCCTTTCCTTCAAGCCTGACAGAACCTGCTCCATGGTGATCTGTAAAAACAAGTTAATGTTGTCATACTTGTTAGCAGTTGCAAAAAAGTTGTTCATCTTTAGACTGCTGGTCCTTCATTAACTGTAAATACAAAAGGGTTGTCATAGTTCCAGTGTTTTTAATAGCCACATTGGCTTTTGAGTTGATGTTTGTAACGCACTGTACTGCACCACTAAGCATACCGTACATATGACACATAGGACACAAAGCACTATTTGGGGAATAAACAAACATTTGATTAAATGTTACTGAACACATCCTGCTAAATTAACGTTAGCCTCCATAAGCCAGGGTAGAAAAGCCCGACTGGTGTCTGTCGGCTCGATAACATTAACATGAAGTTGGGTTGTGATTCTGACAGTAAAGTGTCCATGAGCATTACTGGAGCAATAGCAAGTAGCTAACACTACGTTAGCTGAAGCAACCGGATAGATATTAGTTGGTAACTTGGTCAAACTCTCATCTGTTCAGACTAACATATTACCCCTTGAACCTTAAACACGCAGTAAACAAACTTAACAGAACTTGTATTTACTGTAGCTTACCGTtaacttgttgaatgtgtgttctgctctgtacagcacatgtcagcaacaGCTGTTGAAGGCAGAGATGAGGAGGAAGTGGGACTTGTTAACATCTGCTAATATGaaataacgaaataaatgaattcgttatcacgagataacgaacTTTGTAATCTCGTGATAATGAATTAAGTCGTTATCGCGAGATAACGATAATAAAATTATGTGTTAAGCCATGGCCGTTCTCGGCTTCCGTACCACAAGGCACTATTTttacaacaacaaaatacataaaatcagTTAAGTAATGAACTGAATATGCCACCGTTAACCTATGGAaatcaataacacacacacacacacacacacacacacataatacatatatatatatatatatatatatatatatatatatatatatatatatatgtattatgtgtgtattatgtatgtgtgtgtgtatatatatatatatatatatatatatatatatatatatatatatatatatatatatatatctatgtgtgtgtgtgtgtgtgtgtgtgtgtgtgtgtgtgtgtgtgtgtgtgtgcatatatacagggtggggaagcaaaatttacaatattttgaggcagggattgaaagaccatAAAATAACCATACTCTGAGAGCAAAGGAAAAATTACACTACATTTTgactttgggtttattttttttattaaatgctttctgagataaaagagaaactatttttcagataaaatacatttttatttgacgcaaGCATACAAAAATCCTCTCATAACATGGTGAAAAGggcacaaaaattacatgctacattaaaaaaaaaatctttgtgttctctcacaggaacattttgggaattgaagtaaatatgcaaggcaggtgtttcacaaaaatgactgctgttgcaaaattactcgtgatttatttgtttttaaatgggctggttccacatgtaacatgagtggacacgatggattacacatgaaatctggaatgagactgagattcatgaaaaacctgcatgtctggattagaaaaaccacaaggattgtcaaatttaacacagtgtctttatttatagctgtatcGAAGAACATTTCAAGtaatgttttcaagatcaaatgcactgactcctaggtagcttttcctgacccaattttggtcctatttttggccccaatattttaataaaaatgcatcacttttgggatggctcatagcaagcatataattttttttgcattcatctgaggtcatcattacaTCCTGGGggactaaatttctcttttatcatgggtctaaaaaagctggcaaagtaccagataccaaaatagACCCAGTTTCATGTAAAGACCCAAATGTAAGATAGAAAAATTTAATAAACTATGATTGTCATCTTGACTGATGAAAGTCattcttttaaattaattttaataatattgaaTATCTTTAAAATCAGAAATACACGTGTTGCTGCCACTCTCCTACCTCACCTTCATTATGGTGACACTACAGATGTTGGATGCTGTTTTTCATAACAGACTGTAAACCCCTCACTCACCATCATTATCTATATACAGACTTTTGCACTAGTAATCCAAGCTTTGCTTGCTGCCATTGTTCATGATTGACGATTATTACCTTCAGTGTTGCTTCAGTACGTACGAAGTTTAGCAAAAATGTGTTCTCTTACTCTGCCCCTTCAACCTGAAACAGGCTACAACAGGACCTAAAACTGTCCAACTCAATCCCATTAGGGGAGTTTGGAATTACTCTGAGGGAAATGGATAAAGCAGCTCTGGATTTATCCTGTTTTTAGTATTTTACCTGTTTGGCACTTTTATAGGAACTCTAATTTATAAAACGAGTGTTGTAACTAAATGTTGTTTTATGTCTGGCCAAAACAGGTTTCTCTTGAACATTCGTGTCTAAATGGGGCTACCTGtataaatgacagtaaaaataaaatacaaactccttcctttattcattcattcagtcattgaaTTGTTATTTCAACTTCAAATGATCAAGATTTCCCTTATATGCAATGATGTCgagacaaatacagggtggggaaacaaaatttacaatattttgaggcagggattgaaagacagtgtatgaccaattagtttattgaaagtcatgagaatttatttgccacaagaaaattgacataatagaaaatgtttttattctttgtgtcctccttctttctcaataactgccttcacacgcttcctgaaacttgcgcaaatgttcctcaaatattcgggtgacaacttctcccattcttctttaatagtatcttccagactttctcgtaatagttttgctcatagtcattctcttctttccattataaacagtctttatggacactccaactatttttgaaatctcctttggtgtgacgagtgcattcagcaaatcacacactctttgacatttgctttcctgattactcatatgggcaaaagtttctgaaaaggtatggataatagtgttaggtatgattatgacatcaatatatgtttggtttcaaaactactgatgtagtgcctactgagaaaaaaacaactaaatgttcaaattttgcttctccaccctgtatatatatatatatatatatatatatatatatatatatatatatatatatatatatatatatatatatatatatatgtatacacacacacacacatttacaactattataaaaatatatagataattaaaatatttatgtataatatataaacaaaattaaagtcactaaagactataaaagaaCTAATGGATTATACTGTAAATCAGTAACTCGGACTTCATTTGTGTGCATTTATAAAGCTATACAAAGAAAGTTTGTCACCAGTTAGAATCCATAAATAGGTGGTTATTCAACACCAGAGCTGCAATAGAGATTCACTTATGATGAGGCCACaggtgagagagagaggagagttaTATATAGAAAACAGCAACTTAAACTGAAAGGAATAAGTGCATGTAATTCCCAATGCTGCACAATTAAACAAAAGAGACACATCAATGTGAGAAgatattcatatttatttccaAGGCTTTACAAAGGCATTTGTGAATCTTTAAAGCTTGTATACTATTAAACATACTTTGTTCCTGAAAATGTTAGCCCTTATCAGTCTTGGTAAATATGGCTAAATCAACtgtgaaaagaaaaagtaaacaACAGACCTCAATGGCTCTGCTTGAACTTTGCCAACCTGGTGTTAAATACTGTAAACTGCCTCCATTCATGTTTAAATATTTTGTCGctgtaacaataaataaaacattctCTATATGCTCCGTACACCAGAGACATGACACATGAAACATGATAAATACTAAAAACCTGTTACATAAACCGTACAGCTGCATGAGTGAATGTAACAGTCGAGATTGGCTGGAGTTGatgttaaaaaaattaaagatgTCAGCAGCCTTAAAGCTATCATCTTTCCAGTCCATGTGCAAGCTTATCAGGTTgctccaagtaaaaaaaaaaaaaaaaagaaaaaaaaaaattgggggtgggGTTGTAGTGTAGGAGGAGGGGGACAAGGGTGGAATGTGTCACTGCAGCTGGAATTAACCCTGCTCAATCAAGACGCAGCTGCCATGCGGATCCTCTCAGGTGGACACAGCAGAACATTCTTCGCTGCTTTGATGGTGTTCTTCATCAGCATTGCCACAGTCATGGGTCCTACACCTCCAGGCACAGGGGTAATGAAGCCAGCCTTCTGTCTCACacctaaacagaaacagaaaaagctAAAGCAAATCCAGCCTTGAAACTCCTGTAAAAATCACAATCCTATTCACTGTAAAGCCCTACCTTCAAAATCCACATCTCCGACCAGTCTGTTCTTGCCAGTGACAGGGTCTTGGATTCTGTTTATCCCAACGTCAATTACCGCTGCTCCTTCTTTGATCATGTCTGCAGTAATGAGGTTTGGGATTCCTAGAAGTTCAAGGTTAGAATACTCAGACAACAGAGAACACCCACCAAACAGTTTGTTTTAGATCGGAAACAGAACAAGAACAGTGACACAAACCTGCAGCAGCCACAACGATGTCTGCTATTTTAGTGTGTTGGCGGAGCTGCTCCTTTGGAGTGTAACGGTGGGAAATGGTGACCGTGGCATCacctaaaaaaacattaaaaagtaaaaaataaagtttagtTTACACTACTTGAACTTGTCTGTCTTTATGACCTAATTTTCTAACTTAAACCGAGTGCTTCCTATCAAACCGTCCTCTGAATGCATGTGAACCATCCAAATAGATCCTTAATTTGACTCACCTCCCGGTCTCTCATGACGACCATCTGTGTGCAGCAACATTGCGATAGGCATGCCCACATTTTTGGATCGTCCGGCCACCACTACATTCTTCCCAAGTGTAGGGATACCTGAAAGAGAAAATGGGTGTAATTTGGTCATGAATCAGACCATTCAGTTGGTAGAGtaggtcgtccaataacccaagggtcagcggttcaaatcctgcctctgactgtccacaaatcaaagtgtccttgggcaagacactgaaccccaaattgctcccagtagggcctggcagcgccttgcagccacctactggtgtatgagtgtgtgtgtgaacgggtgaatgtgaggctgaATGAAAGTGTGGAAAAGTGCATATAAGTACCAACTATTTACCATTTAATCCAACAGGGTATGACATAACCTGCAGAATAACAACCCCAAGATGGAGTTGAGCATTGGAGATGTGGTGACTCCTATTACCTGTACGTTTGATGATTTCCCAGACGCCCCAGGGAGTTGCGGGCAACATGGTGGACTGGTCCAGACACATCCGACCCACATTCACTACATGGAAGCCGTCAACATCTTTACTTGGGGAAACTGCATTACAGATTGCGCGCTCATCAATGTGGTCTGcaagacaataaaaaataaacagttaGGGAAAAAAAGTGCATGTTTTGGGTTTTGACGAATCTTCTTATACAATGTTCAGAGACAGAAGGTACTGGGGTGTCTGCTGCCAACACTGCTCCAAATTGTAAGGTAATTGTCTTTGTAAATTCCAACACCATTAACACAAGTAATTCACTACAGATGCATGTTCTGTTATAATGtccaatgccgcgtttccaccacgtggtatcagctcgactcgacctggtctttttgcgtttccattatgaaaaaggacctggaatctggtacccagtactagttttttggtatcacctccgccgaggttccaagactggggaccagatactagaACGTGTCgtgtaagcactgcagaccactgattggtcagagagttgtctctgtgacccgctgttttacaaaaaacagatgcggaagtttacagtaaatgaagcggtaggttaatccacatgatgacagccagcAAAACCACCCTagggtcggtcgaggagattaggtggccgacgtaaaaattcagcatgagcttgacgagacaacatgcaacgagcgagtttatcagcaactctctgaataaatgacacggaagtaatgcgccgcatcactatgacatccaggttctgtaaagttggtagtattctgtaatggaaatggtctccaggaataggacctagtacccgagtcaagtcgagtcgagccggttccacgtagtggaaacgcggcgttAATGTCATGAACAAACACGCAGCTGTATGAGATTATCAGTTGTGGTTGTTTTGGTTGAACTTCATTATAAGTGTTTTATTGAAGATGAGGTCGGGAAGAGATGCACAAATATAGGTGAGATTCCCCATCCTTTtgcatgtttttcctttttttttttgtagatgagcttatgttCATGGTATGATCAGTCAATTTTCATACAATGAACCCAGTTTACTAGCAATGAATCTGTCCTCTGTTGGGTTCTCTGTACCTGGCAGAGGCAGCTGGACCAGGAGGCCGTCCACACTGTGGTCTGTGTTGAGTTTGTAGATCAGGTCCAGTAACTCCTCCTCACTGATGTCTGAGTGTTTGAGAATGGTCTCACTGGAGATTCCTGTTTGAAAGTCAAGTAAGGATATAATTTACAACATGAGTAAACATGTGCTTTTTGCTATCAATCTGTACACAAATAGCATTTTTCACTCACCGACATCAGCTGCAGCTCGTGTTTTATTCAGAACGTAGGAGTGACTGGCAGGATTGTCTCCAACCAGAACGACACTCAGATGGGGTCTCCTGTTGCCAGCTAAAACCCACTTCTCCACGTCGGCCCGGGCCTCTTCACGAATCTGCCTCGCTAGTTTCTTTCCTGAGATCACCACTGCCTCCTGTCTGGTATTAGTAAGCAGAGACATTTGGGTCAGTGGACATAAACTGTCACAGATCCATTTACACATTCCCTAGCTCTGTTCCTGACATTTCATTTTACAACTCTAAACCTGCAAGTAACAGTTTTAACAATGATCAGTTTCTATTTCCAGTTAATCCAGTACTTATGTAGTAAATAACATACTGACAAAAACCCAACAAGTTTCCAAAATCAAACAGATCTTATAAAACAAGTCAACTAAAAAGTGTTTTAATTAAAGTATGCAAAGAACCTGAGAGTGTACAGAGCTGAAACAGAAACCTAAACTATTATTTCAATCATATATATAACACTAATGGCCTTATCGGCTTTGTATGATCTTCTTGACTGTTCAGCAGGGCTTTCGAGTCCAGGAGAATGTTATCAACTTCAGAATGTTATCAATCTCAGTGTTTCCCCTTGAATTttttgtagcagcagtgctgtCAGTAACCTAGCAACACTAAGGGAGTCCCCCAGAGGAAAATTTTTGCAAACTAACGCTTTTAATTATAACTTCTGGTGAGTTTTGTGGAAAGAAATTGTTAAATCGCAACTTAATCACCAGATTCAAGTTATCTTGAACTAGTTACCTCATTTCAGTACCATTTTTTGGTGACGTCCACTCATGTCGTTACTGTTCGCTTAGAAAAATTTTACTTGGTGCCCTTTGGGAACCAAATTTTTGGTTTCTGAACGCTCTGACTTTCGGTGTGAACACGTTGGCCGGTTCAAGATTAGGTGCAGGAACTGGCATGGTTATCTGTCGGTCTGAAAACTCTGCTACAGTATGTGTCTGGTTCTACAATGTTTCTTTTCCGTTCTATCTGGATTCTGCATCGTTTGCTTCAGCAGCGTAGGCAGAGAGGGTTGGAGGAGGTTGTGTTATGACGCCTAAAGCAATTGCCAAGTTAGTTAACTAATAGCAAACAATTTAGCACATCACGTTACTTCaaagtcagtgttttgttttttgtttttttttttggcagtggcGCATGAATGTATGAGTAACTCACACACCCAACTATGGGGGCACCATTTCAAAGCTCTAAAATTAGACAGAACATGTCCCCACCTGACCAAGACACATGTCTCATGAGCACTTGGACACTTGTGTGAATGCTCTTTAAGAGGGTGAAAGCTGATGCACCCAGAGATTAATACTGATGTACTCTGCAGTATACTGTGTGACTACAGCAGCTTGCCTGGGTTATCTTATGTAATATGCACATCGTCTATATACATGGTTCATTCAAATTTCTGTTCACTCTACACCTATTGCGTTGTCTTGTCTTTATCCTGGAGGACAAATCTCTCCTCTATGCTTCTACCTAAagtttttaaagatttttctGTTGTATTCAGTACAGATTGCAGAGTCCTTTGAGGTGATTCTCTGATTTGTGATAATGAACTGTAAAAatacaactgaactgaattgaacgcCAAGCGATACTTATATAACAACAAGTACTGAGCAGGAGCTAATAGCTGAAGAGTAATGAGCCATTAACAATGATGTAACATCCCTTTATTCTGACAAAACTAATTGACCCTACAGTAAATTATTGATTCTTTGTGTAAAATGGGGTGAGACCAAGGGGCCAGTGTACCAGGTCCTGGAGGAAAAGTGTCAAAACCAGAATGTGTTACACTGCTCTTTAACCTGAAAAGAAATCAAATGCAAAGTTGTTCTGCTGAGGAAAAGCctcttgttaaagaaaaaaacaaaacaaaaaacaattgccCATGTTACATTTTTTACTTATTATAAGTCTCCATTTGCTGTTACATGTACTTAAATGTAAAGTACTTTAAATTATGACTAAACGTAAAATTAAGATGCTTCCCTCGCGCAAAACTACGATTTATTTATATCAGATATTACAGGGTCATGCCTGTTTTATTCTCTAATACATACACTTACTAAAAAGATGGTAACTTTTTCCTAACATGACTTGGCTTTGTCATGTCTGTCTTGTGGCTAACAAATTGCAGATCATGTGGAGTGTCACACGACAtttcaggggggggggggggttgtgttttttttaggcaTGTGTGGGACATTAGTGCATTAAATGCATCTCATGCTGCAACCAGCACGTTTCCAATAAATACCTGCACGGGATGCTGCAGTGTATTCAGTTATTGGATAATGCTTGTCCTCCCAGAGGTCAGAGCACAGGCTTGTATTTTGATCTGAATGACTAGACTAATAATACCTGTCTGATCACCTGCAGCTGAGACCTGCTGCCCAAAGCTGAGTGCAAGCGCTCAAACGGATTTCATCATCCGGCCAAAACCTGCAATGTTACCGGCATACCGCTAGGGGCGCGCCAAAATGTGGCTAAATGCGGACATTTAGTACAATGAAATCAAACAACCGCAGTACGAAACCCGAAACCATAGCAATGCGGGGACAGTACTAGCGAAAACGAGAGAATTAAAGAAAGGAGCTACAAGAAAAACTATCCTTCTGGTCGGAAAATGAATCGCCTAACATGAAGGGAAGTGTCATCTCATTCTGAAgggcttctgctgctgctgttggtgctGGTTACTCACCTCGGGGCGGACGTGTGCAGTTTACAGACTTGATGCTGGGAGTGTTGGCACACTTTCCTGAGGGTCCTGACCGCTGCCATCCTGACGCACAAGCACAAGAGAGAGACACCACAGCCGGTAATAAAACACGACCACCAGCACTGGGGCAGACAGACTGATGTCTCTGAAGAAGGGCAGGAAGAGACGAGAGGAGCTTTAAGGTCCGGCCCCTTTGACGTATAATGCCGCGTCA encodes:
- the mthfd2 gene encoding bifunctional methylenetetrahydrofolate dehydrogenase/cyclohydrolase, mitochondrial isoform X1, giving the protein MAAVRTLRKVCQHSQHQVCKLHTSAPRQEAVVISGKKLARQIREEARADVEKWVLAGNRRPHLSVVLVGDNPASHSYVLNKTRAAADVGISSETILKHSDISEEELLDLIYKLNTDHSVDGLLVQLPLPDHIDERAICNAVSPSKDVDGFHVVNVGRMCLDQSTMLPATPWGVWEIIKRTGNRSHHISNAQLHLGVVILQVMSYPVELHPFSLSGIPTLGKNVVVAGRSKNVGMPIAMLLHTDGRHERPGGDATVTISHRYTPKEQLRQHTKIADIVVAAAGIPNLITADMIKEGAAVIDVGINRIQDPVTGKNRLVGDVDFEGVRQKAGFITPVPGGVGPMTVAMLMKNTIKAAKNVLLCPPERIRMAAAS
- the mthfd2 gene encoding bifunctional methylenetetrahydrofolate dehydrogenase/cyclohydrolase, mitochondrial isoform X2, which codes for MAAVRTLRKVCQHSQHQVCKLHTSAPRQEAVVISGKKLARQIREEARADVEKWVLAGNRRPHLSVVLVGDNPASHSYVLNKTRAAADVGISSETILKHSDISEEELLDLIYKLNTDHSVDGLLVQLPLPDHIDERAICNAVSPSKDVDGFHVVNVGRMCLDQSTMLPATPWGVWEIIKRTGIPTLGKNVVVAGRSKNVGMPIAMLLHTDGRHERPGGDATVTISHRYTPKEQLRQHTKIADIVVAAAGIPNLITADMIKEGAAVIDVGINRIQDPVTGKNRLVGDVDFEGVRQKAGFITPVPGGVGPMTVAMLMKNTIKAAKNVLLCPPERIRMAAAS